CCACCCCGGCGCCGCCGAACATGCCGATCTTGCCGCCCTTCATGAAGGGGACCAGGAGGTCGATGACCTTCAGCCCGGTCTCCAGGATCTCCACCTCCGTCGACTGGTCGGCCAGGGCCGGGGCCGGCCGGTGGATGGGCAGCGACGTCTCCGCGGCAACCGGGCCGCGGCCGTCGACGGGGCGGCCAAGGACGTCGACCACCCGCCCGAGGACGGGCCGCCCGACCGGAACGGTGACCGGCGCCCCGGTGTCGGTGACGGGGATGCCCCGCGCCAGGCCGTCGGTGGAGCCCATGGCGATGCAGCGCACGGTGCCGTCGCCCAGGTGCTGGGCGACCTCCAGCATGAGATCAACGGGCCGCCCGGCGCCGCCGTCCGGGACGTCGATCTTCAGGGCGTTGAAGATGCGGGGCGTCTCGCCCGGCGGGAAACGGACGTCGACGACGACCCCGATGACCTGGACCACCTCACCCCGGGCCACGGCTACCTCCTCCCTCACCGGTTGTCGATGGCGGCGGCGCCGCCTACGATGTCGAGGATCTCCATGGTGATCGCCTGCTGCCGCCGCCGGGACAACTCCCGTGTCAGGCGGTCGACGGCCTCGCCGGCGTTGCGCACCGCGGCGTCCATGGCCGCCATGCGGGCGGCGTGCTCCCCGGCGCGGGACTCGGCCAGGGCGCGGTGGACGCGGGCGGTGACGTAGGCCGGGACGAGTTCGCCGAGGACCTCCTGCGGCGAGGGCTCGACGATGTAGAGCGGCTGCGGACCTTTACGCCGCTCTACATCCTCCGGCGCCGGGGGGACGACGGGCAGGAGGGGTTCGACCGCCGGGCGCTGGACGAGGACGCTGACGAAGCGGTTGTAGACCAGGTCCACGGCGGCGAACTCCCCGGCGGCCAGGCCGTCCAGCAGGCGGGCGGCGACGGCGCGGCTCAGCTCCGGGGGGACCGGGTCGTCAAGCCCGGTGAACGTCTCGCGCAGGTCGGCCCCGCGGAAGCGCAGAGCGGTGACGGCCCGGCGCCCGACGGCGATGAAGGCCGGGGCCGGCCCGCCGCCCTCGCGTGCCTTTTGCATGTCCAGGGCGGCGCGGACGACGGCGGCGTTGAAGCCGCCGGCAAGCCCCCGGTCGCCGGCGATGACCAGCAGGCAGCGGCGGCCGGCCGGGGCCGGAGCACCGGGCGGGAGCAGCAGGGGGTGCTCGATCCCCGGAGCGGCCGCCAGGCGCGCCAGAAGGCCGCCGATTTCCCCGGCGTAGGGGCGCGCCGCCGCGGCCGCCGCGCGGGCGCGGGCCAACCGGGCGGCGGCCACGGCCTTCATGGCGCGGGCGAGCTGCCGAACGTTGCGGATGTTGGCGATGCGCCGGCGCAGGTCGGCGACGGCGGGCACGGGCATCCCTCCGGTTCCTGTAGTCTTGGCCGCTCGGCCGACGACCGTGCCGCGAGAAGGAGGGGCAGGGGACTCCCCCGGAACGGCTTGCGCAGCGTCGGTAACAACTGTTGGCGAAGGTGAGGTAGCGTGGCCCGCGACGAGGACGTGAGCGGGCGCTTCCTTGATCCTGGCTGGCGCCCGCTGAGGGCGCCCCTTAAGGGAAGCGGCCGCGAACAATCCACAGGAGCGGGATGCCACGCTCCGAACCGAGCCTACAGTTGTCGACGCGGAGCACTGGAAGTGGAGGGGGACTCCCCTGCCCCTCTCCTCTACCCCCTTATGTACAGCTGTAACACGGGCTCGGCTGACGGCCATATGGGATGCGGGAGGTGATTTCAAGCCTCTCACTTCCCGCCTCTCACATCCCACCCATCCTTGAACGCCTCCAGGCTCTCCCGGAGCTTCGCCGCCAGGTCGTCGGGCAGGTCGCCGGTCTCCCGGACGGCCGCCCCGACCTCCGGGTGGTTGGTGCGCATGTACTCCAGGAACCGGTGCTCGAAATCCCGCACCCGGTTAACGGGCAGGTCGTCCAGGTAGCCGTGCACGGCGGCGAAGATGGCCAGGACCTGTTCTTCCAGGGGCATCGGCCGGTACTGCCCCTGTTTCAGCATCTCGGTCACCCGCTCGCCCCGGGCCAGGCGGGCGCGGGTGGCGGCGTCCAGTTCCGCCCCGAACTGGGTGAAGGCCGCCAGTTCCCGGTACTGCGCCAGGTCGAGGCGCAGGTGGCCGGCCACCTTGCGCATGGCGGGCTTCTGCGCCTTGCCGCCGACGCGGGAGACCGAGAGCCCGACGTTGACCGCCGGCCGCACCCCGGCGTAGAAGAGGTCCGGGTCGAGGTAGATCTGCCCGTCGGTGATGGAGATGACGTTGGTCGGGATGTAGGCCGAGAGGTCGCCCTGCAGGGTCTCGACGATCGGCAGGGCGGTCAGGGTGCCCCCGCCGGCCTCGGGGGCCAGGGCGGCCGCCCGCTCCAGCAGCCGCGAGTGCAGGTAGAAGATGTCCCCCGGGAAGGCCTCCCGCCCCGGCGGGCGGCGCAGCAGCAGGGCCATCTCCCGGTAGGCGGCGGCGTGCCGGGTGAGGTCGTCGTAGACGACCAGGACGTCCCTCCCCCGCTCCATGAACTCCTCCCCCATCGCCGTCCCCGCGAAGGGGGCGAGGTAGAGGAGCGGCGCGGGGTCGGAGGCCGTGGCCGAGACGACGATGGTGAAGTCCAGGGCGCCGCGCTCCCGCAGGACGCGCACGATCTGCGCGACGCTGGAGGCCTTCTGGCCGATGGCGACGTAGATACAGATGACGTCCTGGCCGCGCTGGTTGAGGATCGTGTCCACGGCCAGGGCCGTCTTCCCGGTCTGCCGGTCGCCCAGGATCAGCTCGCGCTGGCCGCGGCCGATGGGGATCATGCTGTCGATGGCCTTGATCCCCGTCTGCAGCGGGACGTTGACCGCCCGTCGGGCGATGATCCCCGGCGCGGTACGGTCCACCGGGCGGCGGCGGTCGGTCCTGACCGGCCCCCCGCCGTCGGCCGGCTCGCCGACGGGGTTAACGACCCGCCCGAGGAGCACATCCCCCGCCGGCACGGAGGCCACCCGGCCCGTGCGCCGCACGATGTCCCCCTCGCGCAGGTCGGCGTAGGGCCCGAAGATGACGCAGCCGGTGACGTCCTCGCCCAGGTGCAGGGCCATGCCCAGGACGCCGTTGGCGAACTCGACCAACTCCGAGAAGACGCAGCGCTCCAGCCCGTAGACGTCGGCCACCCCGTCCCCGATCCGGACGATGCTGCCGGTCTCGGCCACCTCGACGCGGGCCTCGAAGTCCGCGATTTTTTCTTTCAGGACATTGACGATCTCGTCAGCGCGCAGGGCCACTTGCCGGTTCCTTCAATCGTCAAGATTTGGGGGGCGGGGGCCGCCGGGGTCAATCGTCTTCCACGGCCATGGCGATGTAGGCGATACTGAGCACGGTGAAGACGAAGGCCTGGATGAAAGAAATAAAGACGCTGAAGGCCAGCCAGGCCACCGAGGCCAGGAAGCCCCCGGCGATCTCGGCCGTGCCCGTGATCAGGCCCAGCAGGGCGAAGATCATGATCTCCTTCCCCTGCATGTTGCCGAAGAGACGGAAGGCCAGGGTCAGGGGCCTGGACAGCTCCTCGATCAGCCGCAGGGGCAGGAGCACCGGGAAGGGCTTCAGGAAGCGCCCGAAGTAGCCCAGGCCGTGATAACGCAGGCCGTAGGCCTGGGTCAGGACGAAGGTGATCCCGGCCAGGGCGAACGTGGTCTGGTGGTCGGCCGTCGGGGCGAACATCGCCGGCACGATGCCCAGCAGGTTCGCCACCGTGATGAAGACCAGGCAG
This genomic window from Thermoanaerobacterales bacterium contains:
- the atpG gene encoding ATP synthase F1 subunit gamma produces the protein MPAVADLRRRIANIRNVRQLARAMKAVAAARLARARAAAAAARPYAGEIGGLLARLAAAPGIEHPLLLPPGAPAPAGRRCLLVIAGDRGLAGGFNAAVVRAALDMQKAREGGGPAPAFIAVGRRAVTALRFRGADLRETFTGLDDPVPPELSRAVAARLLDGLAAGEFAAVDLVYNRFVSVLVQRPAVEPLLPVVPPAPEDVERRKGPQPLYIVEPSPQEVLGELVPAYVTARVHRALAESRAGEHAARMAAMDAAVRNAGEAVDRLTRELSRRRQQAITMEILDIVGGAAAIDNR
- the atpA gene encoding F0F1 ATP synthase subunit alpha; this translates as MALRADEIVNVLKEKIADFEARVEVAETGSIVRIGDGVADVYGLERCVFSELVEFANGVLGMALHLGEDVTGCVIFGPYADLREGDIVRRTGRVASVPAGDVLLGRVVNPVGEPADGGGPVRTDRRRPVDRTAPGIIARRAVNVPLQTGIKAIDSMIPIGRGQRELILGDRQTGKTALAVDTILNQRGQDVICIYVAIGQKASSVAQIVRVLRERGALDFTIVVSATASDPAPLLYLAPFAGTAMGEEFMERGRDVLVVYDDLTRHAAAYREMALLLRRPPGREAFPGDIFYLHSRLLERAAALAPEAGGGTLTALPIVETLQGDLSAYIPTNVISITDGQIYLDPDLFYAGVRPAVNVGLSVSRVGGKAQKPAMRKVAGHLRLDLAQYRELAAFTQFGAELDAATRARLARGERVTEMLKQGQYRPMPLEEQVLAIFAAVHGYLDDLPVNRVRDFEHRFLEYMRTNHPEVGAAVRETGDLPDDLAAKLRESLEAFKDGWDVRGGK
- the atpB gene encoding F0F1 ATP synthase subunit A, producing the protein MKETDGQGFSLGRVEEALNVWGFPDRPWHLGTVLGHPVDVNPRTMVFTWVTMAVVLLLGWLAARGADVRRPGRAAALFEIVWGFVRGLIDESMDPAKGRGLTMVMMTCLVFITVANLLGIVPAMFAPTADHQTTFALAGITFVLTQAYGLRYHGLGYFGRFLKPFPVLLPLRLIEELSRPLTLAFRLFGNMQGKEIMIFALLGLITGTAEIAGGFLASVAWLAFSVFISFIQAFVFTVLSIAYIAMAVEDD